The sequence below is a genomic window from Vicinamibacteria bacterium.
TCGAGCATCCGGAGGTCCGTACCGTCGTCATCACCAGCGCCAAGGATCGGGTCTTCTCCGCAGGGGCCAACATCTACATGTTGGGTAGCTCTTCCCACTCGTTCAAGGTCAACTTCTGCAAGTTCACCAACGAGACGCGACTCGCCATCGAGGAAGCGAGTCGTGAAAGCGGACAGACGTACCTCGCCGCGCTCAACGGAATTGCTTCGGGAGGGGGCTACGAGCTCGCTCTCGCGGCCGACGAGATCCTCCTGGTGGACGATGGCAATGCCGCGGTCGCGTTGCCCGAGGCCCCTCTGCTGGCCGTGCTACCCGGCACCGGCGGGCTCACGCGACTCGTCGACAAGCGAATGGTTCGCCGCGACCGCGCCGACGTCTTCTCGACGCTGGTCGAAGGGATCAAAGGCAAGAGGGCGCGGGAATGGAAGCTCGTGGACGAGATTGCCCCGCGCAGCAAGTTCGACGAGCTCGTGCGCCAACGAGCGGAAGCGCGGGCGGCGAGCTCGGCGCGGCGCGCCGACGGTCCAGGAATCACGTTGGCGCCTCTCGAGGCGGAGCGGAGCGAAACGTCGATCGATTATCGCACCGTGCGGGTGAGAATTCGTCCCGAGGCCCGTACCGCCGCAATCGAGGTTCGTGGTCCGGAGGGGCCATTGCCGGCGACTCCCGAGGCGATACGGGAATCGGGCGCGAGTTTCTGGCCTCTCGCCGTGGCGCGGGAGCTCGACGACGCTCTCCTCCACCTTCGTTTCCATCACGAGACCATCGGTTTGCTCCTGATCCGAACCGTGGGCGATGCGGAGGCGGTGCTGGCTTATGATCGCCTTCTCCACGAGCACGCATCGCATTGGCTGGTCAAGGAAGTCTTGTTGAAGCTGAGACGCACCTTCAAGCGGCTGGATCAGACGGCGCGGAGCGTCTTCGCGCTCATCGAGCCGGGATCCTGTTTCGTCGGATCCCTCCTCGAGCTGGCGCTCGCCGCCGATCGGAGCTATATGCTCGACGATCCGAGCAAAGAGATCCCCTTGGGACTCGGCCCTCTCAACGATCGCTGGTTCCCGATGGCCAACGGGCTAACCCGACTCGAGACCCGCTTCTGGGGAGACCCGGACGGGCTGGCGAGCGCCCGGACCGCGGAAGCCCCAATCGGTGCGGAGGAGGCACTCGATCTCGGGCTCGTCACATTCGCTCCCGACGAGCTCGATTGGGACGATGAGTTGCGCATCGCCTGCGAGGAGCGCGCCGGGTTCTCGCCCGACGCGATGACGGGAATGGAAGCCTCGCTTCGATTCGCCGGACCGGAGACGATGGAGACGAAGATCTTCGGGCGTCTCTCGGCCTGGCAGAACTGGATCTTTCAACGCCCGAACGCGGTCGGTGAAAAGGGGGCGTTGACACTCTACGGCAAGCAGAGCTTGCCGGAGTTCGACTGGAGGAGGACTTAGAGCATGGAGCTCGATGCCAAGATACCGAACAACGTCAACTTGACGACCGACCCCAAGCTGCGGCGGGCGCTCGAGAAGTGGCAGCCGCATTTCATCGATTGGTGGATGGAGATGGGGCCCGAGGGCTTTCAGCAGGACGAGGTCTACCTGCGCACCGCGGTCTCGGTCGAGCCCTCCGGATGGGCCCACTACGATTACGTGAAGATGCCCGATTATCGTTGGGGCATCTTTCTCGCGCCGGGCGTGCCCGATCGGCGGATCGGCTTCGGCGACAACGAAGGCCAGCCGGCGTGGCAGGAGGTTCCCGGAGAGTTTCGGACGCAACTGCGAAGGCTCATCGTCACGCAGGGCGACACCGAGCCGGCGAGCGTCGAGCAGCAAAGGCACCTGGGCAGGACGGCGCCGAGCATTTATGATTTGCGAAACCTCTTTCAAGTCAACGTCGAAGAGGGACGCCACCTCTGGGCGATGGTCTATCTGCTCCATTCCTACTTCGGCAGGGACGGCCGCGAGGAGGCGGAGGAGCTCCTCGAGCGTCGCAGCGGCGACGCCGACAAGCCACGGATTCTCGGCGCGTTCAACGAGCCCTGCGACGACTGGCTCAACTT
It includes:
- the boxC gene encoding 2,3-epoxybenzoyl-CoA dihydrolase, encoding MKPISFEAHPSDYRHWRLSTDGPVATLALDVREDAGLVPGYQLKLNSYDLSVDIELADAVERLRFEHPEVRTVVITSAKDRVFSAGANIYMLGSSSHSFKVNFCKFTNETRLAIEEASRESGQTYLAALNGIASGGGYELALAADEILLVDDGNAAVALPEAPLLAVLPGTGGLTRLVDKRMVRRDRADVFSTLVEGIKGKRAREWKLVDEIAPRSKFDELVRQRAEARAASSARRADGPGITLAPLEAERSETSIDYRTVRVRIRPEARTAAIEVRGPEGPLPATPEAIRESGASFWPLAVARELDDALLHLRFHHETIGLLLIRTVGDAEAVLAYDRLLHEHASHWLVKEVLLKLRRTFKRLDQTARSVFALIEPGSCFVGSLLELALAADRSYMLDDPSKEIPLGLGPLNDRWFPMANGLTRLETRFWGDPDGLASARTAEAPIGAEEALDLGLVTFAPDELDWDDELRIACEERAGFSPDAMTGMEASLRFAGPETMETKIFGRLSAWQNWIFQRPNAVGEKGALTLYGKQSLPEFDWRRT